DNA sequence from the Acidobacteriaceae bacterium genome:
TTACGATCAATGGCCAGCCGGGCATTGATCTGAGCGGGCTTTCGGCTGATCAGCAGTTCCAGGCTGGGCTGTCGTGCAATGGTGTTGCGGCTACACCGACACAAGGCATCATGACGAACGGTCTGGCGCAGTGCCCGGTGGCTGAGTTGAAGTCGTCGCTGCTGAAGCTGCCGGCGATCAACACGGAGGATGCGGACCACAATCCTTCGCGTGTGCAGTCGCGCAACCTCTTTGACATGGCGCTGGGCGATGACGATATCGCTCACTTCGGCAAGGGCGCGCGCTACAAGATTGCAGGGCACGTTACTGCGATCAATGTCACGAACAAGTATGCGCTGTACAACTTCCTCTCAACGTTCTCGGGCACGCACTACGTGACACCGCGAACGGTGACGGGTGAGTTGTCACTCCGCTTCTAACGCTGAGAGAACACCAACAACAAAGCCCGCCAGTGATGGCGGGCTTTGTTTATTGGGGGGCCGCTATGAGGTCGGGGGCGACGAGGGGAATCCCAAGCCCGCGGTCGAAGCTGACGGGGGATTGTTCGAGGGCGCGGATGATCTCTGGCGAGTTGGAGGTGAACTGCCAGCAGACGGCGTCGCTGGCAACGACGGTGCAGACGGTGGCGAGTTCCATCTCATGGCCGCGGAAGTCGCCTTTGCGAAGCTGGCCCTGGAGGAGAAATGCGTCACGCGCACCGATTTTGTACGCGATGGGTTTCCTTGTTTTGCCGCCGCGTTTTTTGTAGCCTTTGCCGATGCCTTCGATGAGTCCGTGCAGGGTCGCGGTTGTGGGTTCCAGGTGGCTGCACTGAAGGTCGATGGCGAAGACAAAGAGGTTGGAGTGGGAGTCATCTTCCAGGTCGTCGGCGCCAAGTAGCGAGTGCATGCAGTGGAGCGCTTGCTTGTCTTTCTCCTCTGCGATATCGGTGTTGGTTTGCAGGATGGCTTCAACGCGTGGCTGCGCTTTGGCGAAGGTGCCGGGGTAGGTGTACTCGATGTGCCGCTTGTCGTCGTGGAAGGTGATGGAGGGCAACAGGTTGAAGCGGCTGACGTCTTCGGGGATGGCTGCGGTGGGGGCGTCTTTGCCGAAGGTGAGGGGAAGGGCTGCGAGCCGACGGACCTTGCTGGCGCTGGACGATATGAAGACCATGCAGGTGAGGTCGAGGTTTGTGGGCAGGCACATGGCTTCGCCGAAGAGGATGCCGTGGTTGGCCTGCGAGTAGACGTTGCCCGTGGTGATGCCCGCGGTGCGTGTGCCGAGGGTGTAGTCCATCGGCGAGGCCATGGTCTCTTTGCCGTTGCCGTGCAGCATGTTTTTGAGCAACATGCCGCTGGTGGAGCGAACACGATCCTGTGTGAGGGGATGCTGCTCGAAGCACTCGCCGTTGTAGCGATAGAGGAAGATGCGGCGAACGGAGATGGCGTCGAAGGCGTAGAGCTGCAGTTGGACACAGGGCTTGCCTGCGGCGGATTTGCTCTTGCTGTTGCTGTTGATCCTGGCGAGCAGGTCGGTGCGCGAGCGAATGCCGTCGGGCAGGTCGAAGCTGAGGTCGGCTTCAGGGAGCACGACGTGGCTGGGACCGAAGGTTGGTTCGGTCACCTCGTCCAGCTTGTCGTCGTGCTTTTCTGCTGGAGCCTGGATTGCCGGGGTCTGGATCGCCGGAGGCGCAGCAGGGCTGGTTTGCTGCGGCGCAGGCAAGGGGGAAAGCAGGAGTGCAAGGGCGCTGAACAGAAGCATCATGAGAGTGTTTGAGCATAGTAGCACCGCGACCTGCTAGGCTTTTGCTGTGTTGATCTTGCGAAGATTCACCGCCGTTGGCGCGGCCTTATTGCTGAGTACCGGAACGCTGGCGCAGGATGTGAAGCCTGCTGTCTCGCCGCTGACTCGTACGGAACAGATTATTCAGGCGCTGGACCTTCATCCGCTGGCTCGTGAAGGCGGGCTGCGCGGCGTGATTGGGCGGACACTGCCGGAGGCGGTGATCGAGGGCAAAGCGATGGCGGTGGAGAGCCGTAACTACGCGATGCTGACCCGCTTGTACCCTGCGCACTACCTGCATCGGCTGGAGTCTGAGGAGACGCACATCTTGGTCGAAGGCGGGCCGGTGGAGGTCTTCATCCTGTGCCCGAGCGGGCACATGGAGCAGGACCGCATGAGCCGCAACTTTACTGCGGGCGAAGATGCCGTGGTGCCTGTGCCGGCTGGTTGCTGGCAGGCAGAAAGGCTTGCTCCGGGCGTGGATTATGCGCTGATGGTGAGCACGCAGGCGCCGGAGTGGCG
Encoded proteins:
- a CDS encoding cupin domain-containing protein, with the translated sequence MRRFTAVGAALLLSTGTLAQDVKPAVSPLTRTEQIIQALDLHPLAREGGLRGVIGRTLPEAVIEGKAMAVESRNYAMLTRLYPAHYLHRLESEETHILVEGGPVEVFILCPSGHMEQDRMSRNFTAGEDAVVPVPAGCWQAERLAPGVDYALMVSTQAPEWRSDRVRVGAGPDWVRRYTGKAPWATPELLRELIGPNWQP